The Polynucleobacter sp. TSB-Sco08W16 genome includes a region encoding these proteins:
- a CDS encoding DNA polymerase III subunit chi: MARIDFHSNVSDKLEYACRLTRKIWSATPEGEPVRNIVIVGEKVDLKKLDDLLWTFSSTDFLPHCYIEDEGAAETPIVLTDNFASPSLSAIPHADVMIHLGMRMPQDVVALVARFPRIVEVVTVNEAERLAGRERFKAYRDLGHELHNFDQSKS; the protein is encoded by the coding sequence ATGGCACGAATTGATTTTCACAGCAATGTTAGCGATAAGCTTGAATATGCTTGCCGCCTCACGCGTAAAATCTGGAGCGCAACCCCTGAAGGCGAGCCTGTTCGCAACATCGTTATCGTTGGTGAAAAAGTAGATCTAAAAAAATTAGATGATCTGCTTTGGACATTTAGTAGCACCGATTTTCTGCCGCATTGTTATATTGAAGACGAGGGTGCCGCTGAAACTCCTATTGTGCTCACCGACAACTTTGCGTCACCATCTTTGAGTGCGATTCCTCATGCAGATGTCATGATTCATCTGGGTATGCGTATGCCACAAGATGTAGTCGCACTCGTTGCCAGATTCCCCCGTATCGTTGAGGTAGTCACGGTAAATGAGGCGGAGCGCTTGGCGGGCCGCGAACGTTTTAAGGCTTATCGTGATTTGGGCCATGAGTTGCATAACTTTGATCAATCCAAGAGTTAA
- a CDS encoding TRAP transporter small permease, producing the protein MTQLLQATDRLMSGINKLMVFLGSLALVAASVILSYSVASRAFFGATTDWQDEAAVFCLVGATFLCGAYVQQIRGHVGISAISTMLPKSVNQLRVLLIDIASCAFCTFFAWKSWALFHEAWIDGQVTSSSWAPPLWIPYIMMSIGMTLLAFQILLQAFGDVANPGKGE; encoded by the coding sequence ATGACTCAATTATTGCAAGCGACCGACCGCTTAATGTCGGGCATCAATAAGCTCATGGTGTTTTTAGGCTCTTTGGCCCTAGTCGCCGCATCAGTGATTTTGAGCTACAGCGTTGCTTCCCGTGCTTTCTTTGGGGCAACGACTGACTGGCAAGATGAAGCTGCGGTATTTTGCTTGGTAGGCGCCACATTCTTATGTGGTGCTTACGTTCAGCAGATTCGTGGACATGTCGGGATCTCAGCTATCTCAACAATGTTGCCAAAGTCAGTCAATCAACTGCGCGTCTTACTCATTGATATTGCTTCATGTGCATTCTGCACATTCTTTGCATGGAAATCATGGGCTTTGTTTCACGAGGCGTGGATAGATGGTCAAGTAACTTCATCTTCATGGGCTCCACCACTTTGGATCCCATACATCATGATGTCAATTGGCATGACCTTGTTGGCATTTCAAATTTTGCTCCAAGCGTTTGGAGATGTAGCTAATCCAGGCAAAGGGGAATAA
- the lgt gene encoding prolipoprotein diacylglyceryl transferase: MLIHPQFDPAAIRIGSFAIHWYGLMYLCAFAQFLLLGRLRIRAPRYQALGWTYKDLEDLLFAGVLGVVLGGRLGYTLFYMPDFYLSHPLSILKIWEGGMSFHGGLLGVLVALWWFAKKRQTTFFVVSDLVAPLVPLGLAFGRLGNFINGELWGRPTDLPWAMVFPLVDSIPRHPSQIYQLLGEGIFLGIILWAYASKPRRIGQISGLFLLGYGVCRFLAEYAREPDAFLGLLGLGLSMGQWLCVPMIIFGMYLMRRHSEVSPE, encoded by the coding sequence ATGTTGATTCATCCCCAGTTTGATCCAGCAGCCATTCGTATTGGCTCCTTCGCAATTCATTGGTATGGTCTGATGTATCTCTGTGCCTTTGCACAATTTTTATTGCTAGGACGATTACGGATTCGCGCTCCTCGCTATCAGGCATTGGGTTGGACATACAAAGACCTTGAGGATTTATTGTTTGCAGGCGTCTTAGGTGTAGTGCTTGGTGGTCGTTTGGGTTACACCCTGTTTTATATGCCCGACTTCTACCTCTCTCATCCACTCAGTATTTTGAAGATTTGGGAAGGCGGCATGTCTTTCCATGGGGGCTTATTGGGTGTTTTAGTAGCTCTCTGGTGGTTTGCCAAAAAACGCCAAACCACTTTTTTTGTAGTGAGTGATTTAGTGGCACCCCTAGTGCCACTTGGCCTTGCCTTCGGGCGTTTGGGCAACTTTATTAATGGCGAGCTATGGGGAAGGCCTACAGATCTACCCTGGGCAATGGTGTTTCCTTTGGTTGATTCCATTCCTCGTCATCCATCGCAAATTTATCAATTGCTTGGTGAAGGCATCTTTCTGGGCATCATTCTCTGGGCCTATGCAAGTAAGCCTAGACGAATCGGACAAATTTCTGGTTTGTTCTTGCTGGGCTATGGTGTTTGCCGTTTCTTAGCTGAGTATGCGCGTGAACCAGATGCATTCTTAGGTCTATTGGGCCTTGGCTTATCTATGGGTCAATGGTTGTGTGTCCCGATGATCATCTTTGGCATGTATCTGATGCGCCGTCACTCAGAAGTCTCACCCGAATAA
- a CDS encoding LysR substrate-binding domain-containing protein: MTLRKLEILCSFVRTGSLVKTAEELQLSSVSIHKALHSLEAGIGCPLFVKEGRQLKALPAALYLAEASVDLLGDVERILKKTRTKAGVESGQIRLGSMYSLTANIIPRIIMGTKIRRPDLDIDLYLGSNEDLMKKLYEGNIDAVVIAAPSDDSLDGVEVVPLFEDDLYLASSKGSKPKDSSVDLSEYEFEKFLTLQDGFATTSGFYDAFKLAGFKPNVVMKVGDIFSLMNMVSSDMGRSLLPGRVRALMGDAIEFTPLQSKYRVTQRIALMYLQANESNPNILALAAETRMLHRNNK, from the coding sequence GTGACTCTCAGGAAGCTAGAAATACTCTGCTCTTTTGTCAGAACAGGCAGCTTGGTAAAAACCGCTGAAGAGTTGCAGTTGAGTTCAGTCAGCATTCACAAGGCCTTGCATTCACTTGAAGCTGGAATTGGCTGCCCCTTATTTGTAAAAGAGGGTCGCCAATTAAAGGCGCTTCCCGCAGCACTGTACTTGGCTGAAGCAAGCGTAGATCTCCTCGGTGATGTTGAGCGTATTCTTAAAAAAACCAGAACCAAGGCTGGCGTAGAGAGCGGGCAAATTCGCCTGGGTTCTATGTACTCCTTAACAGCGAACATTATTCCCAGAATCATCATGGGCACGAAAATTCGCAGGCCAGATCTAGATATTGATTTATATCTGGGCTCCAACGAAGATCTCATGAAAAAGCTCTATGAAGGCAATATTGATGCTGTAGTCATTGCTGCACCATCTGATGATTCCCTTGATGGAGTGGAGGTAGTCCCCTTATTTGAGGATGATCTGTATTTAGCCTCCTCCAAGGGAAGCAAACCCAAGGATAGTAGCGTTGACTTATCGGAGTATGAGTTTGAAAAATTCTTAACGCTCCAAGACGGCTTTGCGACTACTTCTGGTTTTTATGATGCTTTCAAATTGGCTGGATTTAAGCCTAACGTGGTCATGAAGGTGGGCGATATCTTCTCTTTGATGAATATGGTCTCCAGTGATATGGGTAGGTCTTTGCTCCCGGGCAGGGTGAGGGCGCTAATGGGAGATGCTATTGAATTTACCCCCCTTCAGTCGAAATATCGGGTAACACAGCGTATTGCCTTGATGTATCTTCAGGCTAATGAATCTAATCCTAATATCTTGGCTCTAGCTGCTGAAACCCGCATGTTGCATCGCAATAACAAATAA
- a CDS encoding TRAP transporter large permease → MSIMMLGLLFAVVTLLIMFSGMPISFALGSVAVVFMVFFMPASSLDTVTQNVYEEMASITLLSIPLFILKGAAIGRSRAGQDLYEALHVWLGKVPGGLGVANVLACALFAAMAGSSPATCSAIGSAGIPEMRKRGYSPGLAAGIIAAGGTLGILLPPSITMILYSVAAEQSLGRLFLAGIGPGLMLVVFFSIYTVFRFRKEYNLALEAVKVGAPSQPILERHTYTMQQKMSSLPRVLPFLVLLIGVMVALYGGYATPSETAGLGAILAFVLIAGIYKMWRIKDLSPLLNATIKESTMLMFIIGMSLLFSNVMSHLHLSQSAAQAIVDLGLGRWGLLAAILILVIILGFFLPPVSIILMTAPIFLPPLRAAGFDLVWFGVVMTIVMETGLIHPPVGLNIFVIKNIAPDIPLNEIIYGVLPFVVIMILSVVLLCFVPEIATGLSDLVMGVAKVH, encoded by the coding sequence ATGTCAATCATGATGCTCGGATTGTTGTTTGCAGTAGTAACACTACTGATTATGTTTTCAGGAATGCCTATTTCATTTGCGCTGGGATCAGTCGCAGTGGTGTTCATGGTGTTCTTCATGCCTGCCTCTTCATTGGATACCGTGACTCAAAACGTCTACGAAGAGATGGCTAGCATTACCTTGCTCTCTATCCCACTCTTTATCTTGAAGGGTGCGGCTATCGGTAGATCGCGTGCCGGTCAAGATTTATATGAAGCTTTGCATGTATGGTTAGGTAAGGTCCCTGGCGGACTTGGCGTAGCTAACGTATTGGCTTGCGCTTTGTTTGCAGCAATGGCGGGCTCTAGTCCTGCAACTTGTTCTGCTATTGGAAGTGCTGGTATTCCAGAGATGCGTAAACGTGGTTATTCACCTGGTTTAGCAGCCGGCATCATTGCTGCTGGTGGAACTTTGGGTATTTTGTTGCCACCATCAATCACCATGATTTTGTATTCCGTTGCTGCTGAGCAATCATTGGGCCGTTTATTCCTTGCAGGTATTGGCCCCGGATTGATGTTGGTAGTGTTCTTCTCGATATACACCGTGTTTCGCTTTCGCAAGGAATATAACTTAGCCCTTGAGGCAGTTAAAGTTGGTGCACCAAGCCAACCTATTCTTGAGCGCCATACCTACACGATGCAGCAGAAGATGAGTTCGCTGCCACGCGTACTGCCTTTCTTGGTGCTATTAATTGGTGTGATGGTTGCGCTTTATGGCGGTTATGCAACTCCCTCTGAGACTGCGGGTCTGGGCGCTATCTTGGCCTTTGTCTTGATCGCCGGTATCTACAAGATGTGGCGCATTAAAGACTTGTCACCATTACTCAATGCAACTATTAAAGAATCAACCATGCTGATGTTCATTATTGGTATGTCTTTATTGTTCTCAAATGTGATGAGTCACTTGCATTTGAGTCAATCAGCCGCACAGGCGATTGTTGATCTCGGTTTGGGTAGATGGGGTCTCTTAGCTGCGATCTTGATTTTGGTAATTATCTTGGGCTTCTTCTTGCCGCCAGTCTCGATCATTCTGATGACTGCACCAATCTTCTTGCCACCTCTGCGAGCTGCTGGCTTTGACTTGGTTTGGTTTGGTGTAGTGATGACGATTGTGATGGAAACCGGATTGATTCACCCTCCGGTGGGCTTAAATATTTTCGTCATTAAGAATATTGCCCCCGATATTCCCCTAAATGAAATCATTTATGGCGTACTGCCATTCGTTGTCATCATGATTCTCTCTGTTGTATTGCTCTGCTTTGTGCCGGAGATCGCAACAGGTCTATCTGACTTGGTAATGGGTGTAGCAAAAGTTCATTGA
- a CDS encoding sulfite exporter TauE/SafE family protein yields MLLSDIMMLMLCGSISGFLAGLLGIGGGMILVPFMILVFNHLGFSQEVIVHMAIATGMCTILFTTSSAIWAHHKHGSIDWKLVASLSPGMIFGGLIGGSELFEALKTSWLSLFFAIFIVYTSIQMLLNKKPKPGRELPGSLGLFSFGAFAGGLASLVGAGGAFVTVPFMLWCNVKPHTAMATSSGLGLPVAAAATLGYMYGSWGNPNLPNGSMGFVYLPAVACIVGVSIFTAPWGAKLARKLDVAQLKRVFGVMLFFLAAFMFNESRKAFGF; encoded by the coding sequence ATGTTACTGAGTGACATCATGATGTTGATGCTCTGTGGGAGCATCTCTGGATTTCTTGCAGGACTCCTGGGCATTGGTGGCGGCATGATCCTAGTGCCGTTCATGATCTTGGTTTTTAATCATTTAGGCTTCAGCCAAGAAGTGATTGTGCACATGGCGATAGCTACTGGAATGTGCACCATTCTATTCACCACCTCCTCCGCAATTTGGGCACACCATAAACATGGCTCAATCGATTGGAAATTAGTGGCATCACTTAGTCCCGGAATGATTTTTGGTGGTCTGATTGGTGGCAGCGAATTATTCGAAGCATTAAAAACCTCTTGGCTCTCACTCTTCTTTGCCATCTTTATTGTTTACACCTCCATTCAGATGCTGCTCAATAAAAAACCTAAACCAGGTCGAGAGCTACCGGGGTCGCTTGGTCTATTTTCATTTGGGGCATTCGCAGGTGGGCTTGCAAGCTTAGTAGGTGCTGGTGGCGCATTTGTGACCGTTCCATTTATGTTGTGGTGTAACGTCAAACCCCACACTGCTATGGCTACATCATCCGGCTTGGGCCTTCCGGTCGCAGCTGCAGCAACCCTGGGTTATATGTACGGCAGCTGGGGAAATCCTAATTTACCAAATGGATCAATGGGATTTGTTTACTTGCCTGCTGTTGCTTGCATCGTAGGGGTGAGTATTTTTACTGCCCCTTGGGGAGCCAAGCTGGCCAGAAAGCTGGATGTGGCTCAACTAAAAAGAGTCTTTGGCGTGATGCTATTTTTCCTTGCGGCCTTCATGTTTAACGAAAGCCGCAAGGCATTCGGTTTTTAA
- a CDS encoding malonyl-CoA decarboxylase domain-containing protein — protein sequence MLEKLAKARYFSRVTGAVNRLISERGESNAVSMADDVINNYRKLSKDQHIKFFTFLFEKLNPDAAAVMTAAQNFSAEASARNYIKLQRVTEPPRQELFRRLNRATNGTAALVEMRRDLLQLLEKQPELTAVDFDLRHLLSSWFNPGFLKMHRVDWKSPAEVLEKLIQHEAVHAIDGWDDLRRRLQPDRRCFAFFHPQLPNEPLIFVEVALLPEIPAVITPLVDKKAETVHQSSQYKVAAFYSISNCEPGLRGVSMGNFLIKRVAEQLHAEFPGLKTFVTLSPIPGFIDWVAAGADIGGDKTGVQLKPAIRTAREQALEAIGLAKRSWTERLSSGWHPDNATEKEKNALLCLASIYLALGSAGRNGNPVAKFHLGNGAKLHQINWAADLSRKGLRQSAALMVNYLYDLSAVEENHERFTQGEIDYSRAVGRLMQP from the coding sequence ATGCTGGAAAAGTTAGCAAAAGCTCGATATTTTTCTCGCGTCACTGGCGCGGTAAATCGGCTCATTTCTGAGCGAGGCGAGTCCAATGCAGTCAGCATGGCTGACGATGTCATTAACAACTATCGCAAGCTCTCTAAAGATCAGCACATCAAGTTTTTTACCTTTCTCTTTGAGAAGCTTAATCCAGATGCCGCAGCGGTGATGACTGCAGCACAAAATTTTTCTGCTGAAGCGAGTGCTCGTAATTACATTAAATTGCAACGCGTGACTGAGCCTCCAAGACAAGAGTTATTTCGACGACTCAATCGAGCAACTAACGGTACAGCTGCCTTAGTAGAAATGCGACGCGATCTTTTGCAGTTGCTTGAAAAGCAGCCCGAGTTAACTGCTGTTGATTTTGATCTGCGTCACTTATTGTCTTCTTGGTTTAATCCAGGCTTTTTGAAGATGCATCGAGTCGACTGGAAATCTCCAGCAGAAGTGTTGGAGAAGTTAATTCAGCATGAAGCAGTACATGCGATTGATGGCTGGGATGACCTGCGGAGGCGCTTGCAGCCTGATCGTCGTTGCTTTGCATTCTTTCATCCGCAGCTGCCAAATGAACCTTTGATTTTCGTGGAGGTGGCTTTGCTGCCTGAGATTCCAGCGGTGATTACTCCCTTGGTAGATAAGAAGGCTGAGACCGTTCATCAAAGCTCGCAATATAAAGTTGCCGCGTTTTATTCAATTAGCAACTGTGAGCCTGGTTTGCGTGGTGTTTCGATGGGTAATTTCTTAATCAAGCGCGTTGCTGAGCAATTACATGCAGAGTTCCCTGGTTTAAAAACATTTGTCACGCTCTCACCAATTCCAGGATTTATTGATTGGGTTGCAGCAGGTGCTGATATTGGTGGTGATAAAACTGGCGTTCAGTTAAAGCCAGCAATTCGCACAGCTCGTGAACAAGCATTAGAGGCCATTGGTTTGGCTAAACGCTCATGGACAGAACGTTTGAGCTCTGGTTGGCATCCTGATAATGCTACTGAAAAAGAAAAGAATGCTTTGCTTTGCCTTGCCAGTATTTATCTTGCATTGGGATCCGCTGGCAGAAACGGTAATCCAGTAGCGAAATTCCATTTAGGTAATGGCGCTAAGTTGCATCAAATTAACTGGGCTGCTGATCTCTCACGTAAGGGTTTACGTCAGTCAGCAGCACTTATGGTCAATTATTTATATGATCTCTCGGCAGTTGAGGAGAATCATGAACGCTTTACACAGGGCGAAATTGATTATTCAAGGGCTGTAGGTCGCCTGATGCAGCCATAA
- the dctP gene encoding TRAP transporter substrate-binding protein DctP yields MSNEFNSGSGASKPNALRRQLLAGSAALPLAGVVGYSSNSVAQAATKTLNISHQFPGGTIQAGDFRDRLCRKFAESVEKRTKGALKFQVYPGSSLMKTNAQFSAMRKGALDISLFPMPYAGGEVPEVNIGLMPALVSSYEQAAKWKTAEVGRLLTKTLEDKGIVLLSWVWQAGGVASRSKSIVLPEDVKGMKIRGGSREFDLMLKAAGASVISLPSNEIYAAMQTGAMDAAFTSSTSFMSFKLEELAKAFTSARQKSYWFMLEPLMMSKQIFDALPKDQRDALMAAGAEMEKFGLEAAKDDDRTAALAYARAGSKVTDIDTAIVDKWKVIARDSAWKDYAEKSESCAALLKAAEKVT; encoded by the coding sequence ATGAGCAATGAATTTAATTCAGGATCTGGCGCATCTAAGCCAAATGCATTACGTCGTCAGTTGCTAGCGGGATCTGCAGCATTGCCCTTAGCTGGAGTTGTGGGCTACAGCTCTAACTCTGTTGCGCAGGCGGCTACTAAAACACTGAATATTTCTCACCAATTCCCTGGTGGCACGATCCAGGCGGGTGACTTCCGTGATCGTCTTTGCAGAAAATTTGCTGAATCTGTTGAGAAGCGCACCAAGGGCGCCTTGAAATTTCAGGTCTATCCCGGTTCTTCACTCATGAAGACGAATGCCCAATTCAGCGCAATGCGTAAAGGCGCATTAGATATTTCCCTTTTCCCAATGCCTTATGCTGGCGGAGAAGTGCCTGAGGTGAATATTGGTTTGATGCCTGCATTGGTCAGCAGCTATGAGCAAGCAGCCAAATGGAAAACTGCCGAAGTGGGTCGTCTGTTGACTAAGACTTTGGAAGACAAAGGTATTGTGCTTCTGAGTTGGGTGTGGCAAGCAGGTGGTGTTGCCAGCAGAAGTAAGTCTATTGTTCTTCCTGAAGATGTAAAGGGTATGAAAATTCGTGGCGGTAGTCGCGAGTTTGATTTAATGCTCAAGGCAGCTGGCGCTTCAGTTATTTCTTTGCCGTCTAACGAGATTTATGCAGCAATGCAAACTGGCGCAATGGATGCAGCCTTTACATCCTCGACCAGTTTCATGTCCTTCAAGCTAGAAGAGCTTGCAAAAGCGTTTACTAGCGCACGTCAAAAATCCTATTGGTTCATGCTTGAGCCTTTAATGATGTCCAAGCAAATCTTCGATGCTTTACCAAAAGATCAGCGCGATGCCTTGATGGCGGCTGGTGCAGAAATGGAAAAGTTTGGTCTCGAGGCAGCTAAGGATGATGATAGGACTGCAGCACTTGCTTATGCGAGAGCTGGCAGCAAAGTAACGGATATTGATACTGCTATTGTGGATAAGTGGAAAGTAATCGCACGAGATAGCGCATGGAAAGATTACGCTGAAAAGAGTGAAAGCTGTGCCGCCTTGTTAAAAGCAGCAGAAAAAGTGACCTAA
- a CDS encoding malonyl-CoA synthase gives MNLYSVLEKGFPKDKKACAIETHDGLYYSWGDLESATAKIANLLKSLKLPAGSRVAVQVEKSPEALFLYLATIRAGYVYLPLNTAYQSAEMQYFIENAEPAVVVCSGKNFSWVSKVASKAGTKQVFTLNEDRTGTLLERAGGLSDTFKTVATKDDDLAAILYTSGTTGRSKGAMLTHKNLYSNAQVLQKFWGWKKGDVLLHALPIFHVHGLFVAAHGALINGSKMIWLPRLDVSQLIHHMPQSTVMMGVPTFYVRLLADKGFTKKVARNMRLFVSGSAPLLTETFNSFKEVIGQPILERYGMSETVMLVSNPYKGARVGGSVGLPLPGVQVRVVNEDNKACGVDEIGSIQVKGPNVFKGYWRMPEKTAEEFTKDGWFKTGDVGRWGGDANGGKAPKNYLCIVGRSKDLIISGGYNVYPKEIESFIDDMDGVDESAVIGIPHPDFGEAVMAVVVPKAGAKLNAEAMIATLKTQIANFKIPKRLEIVGDLPRNAMGKVQKNILRQQYTS, from the coding sequence ATGAATTTGTATTCAGTATTGGAAAAAGGTTTTCCAAAAGATAAAAAAGCTTGCGCTATCGAAACACATGATGGCCTCTATTACTCTTGGGGTGATCTAGAGAGCGCAACGGCAAAGATAGCCAACCTACTGAAAAGTCTTAAGCTACCCGCAGGTTCACGTGTTGCGGTTCAGGTTGAAAAATCTCCTGAGGCCTTATTTTTATACTTGGCCACTATTCGTGCAGGGTATGTCTATTTACCTCTCAATACCGCTTACCAATCTGCTGAGATGCAGTACTTTATTGAAAATGCAGAGCCTGCCGTAGTGGTTTGCAGCGGTAAGAATTTCTCTTGGGTATCCAAGGTTGCATCTAAGGCTGGTACCAAACAGGTATTTACCTTAAATGAAGATCGCACAGGTACTTTGCTCGAGCGTGCTGGTGGATTGAGCGACACATTCAAGACTGTTGCCACTAAGGATGATGATTTAGCTGCGATCTTGTATACCTCTGGTACAACCGGCCGCAGCAAGGGTGCTATGTTGACCCATAAGAATTTGTATAGCAATGCACAGGTCTTGCAAAAATTCTGGGGCTGGAAAAAGGGCGATGTACTTTTACACGCATTGCCAATCTTCCACGTTCATGGTCTGTTTGTTGCGGCGCATGGTGCATTGATTAATGGTAGCAAGATGATTTGGTTGCCGCGTTTGGATGTGTCGCAGCTGATTCATCATATGCCCCAATCAACAGTCATGATGGGTGTACCCACTTTCTACGTACGCCTTTTGGCCGATAAGGGCTTTACCAAGAAGGTCGCGCGCAATATGCGTTTATTTGTTTCGGGTTCAGCACCTTTGTTGACTGAAACATTTAACTCTTTCAAAGAGGTGATTGGCCAGCCTATTCTTGAGCGTTATGGCATGAGTGAAACCGTCATGTTGGTTTCTAATCCTTACAAAGGCGCTCGCGTAGGCGGTTCAGTGGGATTGCCTTTGCCTGGCGTGCAGGTACGCGTTGTCAATGAAGACAATAAAGCGTGCGGCGTTGATGAAATTGGCAGCATCCAAGTTAAGGGCCCAAATGTATTTAAGGGCTATTGGCGTATGCCGGAGAAGACTGCGGAAGAGTTCACCAAAGATGGTTGGTTTAAGACTGGTGACGTTGGTCGCTGGGGTGGGGATGCTAATGGCGGTAAGGCACCTAAAAACTATTTATGCATCGTTGGCCGCAGCAAGGACTTAATTATTTCTGGCGGTTACAACGTCTATCCAAAAGAGATCGAAAGTTTTATTGATGACATGGATGGTGTTGATGAGAGCGCAGTAATCGGTATTCCGCACCCTGACTTTGGCGAAGCTGTAATGGCAGTGGTTGTGCCTAAGGCTGGAGCAAAGTTAAATGCCGAAGCCATGATTGCTACCCTGAAAACACAAATTGCCAATTTCAAGATACCAAAACGTTTAGAGATTGTTGGGGACTTGCCCCGAAATGCGATGGGTAAGGTGCAAAAGAATATTTTGCGTCAGCAATACACCAGCTAG